A part of Terriglobus roseus genomic DNA contains:
- a CDS encoding HNH endonuclease, which translates to MATKSIENFQSKTTATNACTHIWNGNVSRNGYGLYRDPVTGKTVYAHRFAYEMHNGPIPDTYEEKPSVIMHKCDNRLCVSRDCLLLANQALNMADKKAKKRCNPNRKFRGPNLTRRQLAVFHRLMDRGFSNYQICKMCGKSESHMHQIRKKYNQAKQHAIILEMIKWMLAIPTA; encoded by the coding sequence ATGGCCACTAAATCAATTGAAAACTTTCAGTCAAAAACAACAGCAACCAATGCATGTACACATATTTGGAACGGCAATGTATCACGTAATGGATATGGACTATACCGCGATCCAGTAACAGGTAAGACAGTCTATGCGCATCGATTCGCCTATGAAATGCACAATGGGCCAATTCCCGATACATATGAAGAGAAGCCTTCCGTCATCATGCACAAATGCGATAACCGTCTTTGCGTAAGCCGCGATTGTCTTCTACTTGCGAACCAAGCCCTGAATATGGCAGACAAAAAAGCGAAGAAAAGATGCAATCCGAATCGCAAGTTTAGAGGGCCAAACCTTACTAGAAGACAGCTTGCCGTATTCCATCGCCTAATGGATAGGGGATTCAGCAACTATCAGATTTGCAAAATGTGTGGGAAGAGTGAGTCTCACATGCATCAGATTCGTAAGAAATACAATCAGGCGAAGCAGCATGCCATCATTCTGGAAATGATTAAGTGGATGCTGGCCATTCCAACGGCTTAA
- a CDS encoding RNA polymerase sigma factor: protein MANLGQLHQQYSASMNDLLKEVRHIATKSHPQYGEDIAQQVMLFVWENLPQFNPDGKPKAFERWCSTVIRRKRFEALEARLQHTSSEGMMETAIEDDSVHIDISGLPEDIREVAQSFLDGYSIRETAARLNLKEGTLRKRLHAFRNR from the coding sequence ATGGCTAATCTGGGTCAGCTTCATCAACAGTATTCAGCTTCGATGAATGACCTTCTAAAAGAAGTTCGTCATATTGCGACGAAGTCCCATCCCCAATATGGCGAAGACATAGCCCAACAGGTCATGTTGTTTGTCTGGGAGAATCTTCCGCAGTTCAACCCCGATGGCAAACCAAAAGCGTTTGAGAGATGGTGTTCAACCGTCATTCGTCGCAAACGGTTCGAAGCACTGGAAGCGAGGCTTCAACACACATCATCGGAGGGAATGATGGAAACAGCCATTGAAGACGATTCCGTCCACATTGATATTTCGGGATTGCCGGAAGACATTCGAGAGGTGGCCCAATCCTTTTTGGATGGATATTCCATTCGAGAGACTGCGGCCAGACTGAACCTCAAAGAAGGAACATTGAGAAAAAGGCTTCACGCTTTTCGAAATCGGTAA
- a CDS encoding phage holin, LLH family, with translation MNIIVKYLATIGLALIGKLVPSLKSFLVNFIKSDVGTLAKDAVAYAETLTGATGVEKRDAAVAKLKEDLASAGHDVSEFSASLLNMLIESALQAVVLKLS, from the coding sequence ATGAACATCATCGTCAAATATCTCGCAACCATTGGTCTCGCCCTCATCGGCAAGCTTGTGCCATCCCTGAAATCTTTTCTCGTCAACTTTATTAAGAGTGATGTCGGCACATTGGCCAAAGATGCTGTTGCATATGCGGAAACTCTCACTGGCGCAACAGGTGTGGAGAAACGTGATGCTGCCGTTGCCAAGCTGAAGGAAGACCTAGCCTCTGCGGGACACGATGTCTCAGAGTTCTCTGCCAGTCTGTTGAACATGCTGATCGAATCAGCATTGCAGGCGGTTGTTCTCAAACTGTCGTGA
- a CDS encoding HNH endonuclease signature motif containing protein, whose amino-acid sequence MCLDEQRVTPATEVHHIIPIRTDPTKRLDRSNLMSLCKPCHSRITATSLDKALSSLQR is encoded by the coding sequence ATGTGTCTCGATGAACAACGAGTAACACCTGCTACGGAAGTTCACCACATCATCCCCATCCGCACTGATCCCACAAAGAGATTGGATCGTTCAAACCTGATGTCCCTTTGCAAGCCATGCCATAGCAGGATCACTGCTACCAGTCTCGATAAGGCACTTTCGAGCCTTCAACGTTGA
- a CDS encoding DUF2971 domain-containing protein: MDEEATSLPEVVYHYTSMETLLKIVESRSIWATCIDYLNDVTEYSFYLEQVDRRLREFVKNGDSQSAFFESYLKGRTGMGSGIIRRRPFVASFSAEPDFLPQWRSYCPNGNGVCIGFRTNCLVRACFSDNEVVRELNRPFHDVRFKQVVYGVSDDRRLDEELREFLSAAADFDNQIKNKLGLDVIFQSILGFRASAQKHPAFKPEAEYRIVVDGLLDNSENLVRYRASRTTLVPYIKLNLPKKAIESIPLYESISELRSRDFIHRVIVGPTPNMSLSTGALRSYFSGLGMSVNVEGSKVPYRDW; the protein is encoded by the coding sequence ATGGACGAAGAAGCGACGTCTCTGCCAGAGGTGGTGTACCACTACACATCGATGGAGACATTGTTGAAGATTGTCGAGAGCCGTTCTATTTGGGCAACATGCATCGACTACTTGAACGATGTGACGGAATACTCTTTCTATCTTGAGCAGGTCGATAGAAGACTTCGCGAATTCGTGAAGAACGGAGATTCACAGTCGGCATTTTTCGAAAGCTATCTCAAGGGACGGACTGGCATGGGTTCGGGCATTATCCGACGCCGTCCATTTGTCGCCTCGTTTTCAGCCGAACCGGATTTTCTCCCGCAATGGCGTTCCTACTGTCCGAACGGCAACGGTGTCTGCATAGGCTTTAGAACAAATTGTCTTGTTCGGGCCTGCTTCTCAGACAACGAGGTTGTTCGCGAATTGAATCGACCGTTCCACGACGTTCGGTTCAAGCAGGTTGTTTACGGGGTGTCTGACGACCGTCGGCTGGATGAAGAACTCAGAGAGTTCTTGAGCGCAGCAGCGGACTTCGACAACCAGATTAAGAACAAACTCGGTTTAGATGTGATCTTCCAGTCGATACTCGGCTTTCGCGCTTCTGCCCAAAAGCATCCTGCGTTCAAACCCGAGGCGGAATACCGCATAGTAGTCGACGGATTGCTCGATAACAGCGAAAACCTTGTGCGCTATCGCGCCTCACGTACAACTCTAGTTCCGTATATCAAGCTGAACCTGCCAAAGAAAGCCATCGAATCGATTCCCTTATATGAATCAATATCTGAACTTCGATCAAGAGATTTTATCCATCGGGTGATCGTGGGGCCGACACCTAATATGTCTCTGTCGACAGGTGCGCTTCGTTCCTATTTCTCAGGCTTGGGGATGAGTGTCAACGTTGAAGGCTCGAAAGTGCCTTATCGAGACTGGTAG
- a CDS encoding phage terminase small subunit P27 family — protein MVGRKPKPAAMHELEGTRNRHKNKGREPQFSGVPTCPDHLDDIAKEEWERVAPELLAAGLLTEADGSALAAYCAAYSRWINAELQLQQNGMVFHSPKSGYPVQSPYIGIANTSLTLMRQFLTEFGMTPASRSRITVMESDTQDKDPFTAFMNEIGAIEPDDEQKNLQ, from the coding sequence ATGGTAGGACGTAAACCAAAGCCAGCGGCGATGCATGAACTAGAAGGAACCCGGAATCGCCACAAGAATAAAGGCAGAGAGCCACAGTTCTCCGGTGTTCCAACCTGTCCAGACCATCTCGACGATATTGCCAAAGAAGAGTGGGAACGTGTTGCACCAGAATTGTTAGCTGCGGGACTACTCACAGAGGCCGATGGTTCAGCTCTTGCGGCATATTGCGCGGCATACTCTCGCTGGATTAATGCAGAACTCCAGCTTCAACAGAATGGCATGGTGTTCCATTCCCCGAAGTCTGGATACCCCGTGCAAAGCCCATACATTGGCATTGCCAACACTTCCTTGACCCTCATGCGCCAATTCCTAACCGAATTCGGCATGACTCCTGCCAGCAGATCGCGGATAACCGTGATGGAAAGTGACACACAGGATAAAGACCCCTTTACGGCATTCATGAATGAAATCGGAGCAATAGAACCCGATGACGAACAAAAGAACCTACAGTGA
- a CDS encoding terminase large subunit, whose translation MTNKRTYSEKAHDYARDVVSGTIIASKWIKIACQRHLDDLDKTDSRWFFNANKCNQVCTFIESLTLSDGSPFALQPFQVWLVASLMGWMDRDGTRKHIEALILIPKGNGKSPLAAALGLWFAFFDGRRKAEVYCGALSIAQAMEVFSPARDFIESQKAFTKAGIAAQKKSIFSASGSKFMPVIGRGRHGARPYLAILDELHQANDFDLYGTFKTGCNKTPNSLMLTISTAGVASTQSPCYQIQERAQKALDGSLPDERFFAAIYCADDTVEWSSNEALIMANPNLGISNDAEKLKLAIQSALRNPGEQNNTKAMHLNIWSTATSAWMNMVDFAKSSDPSLKIEDFSQDECILALDSASKLDLASIAILFTRLIDGKKHYYAFSRNYNPEGQVSKAENVHYQKWVKQGHLIATDGNAIDFLRLENDLIHLVKTNNVQSLCFDPAHGGYGTVQKVVSETNVTSVEVMQRPIHISPAMKELEAAVADGRFHYDGDPILAWCFSNIVTRESSNSLYKMPERERAENKIDAAMALFFALSRGMVIEVKPSASKWAFEPFVL comes from the coding sequence ATGACGAACAAAAGAACCTACAGTGAAAAGGCTCATGACTATGCACGCGATGTAGTATCCGGCACGATCATTGCCTCAAAGTGGATCAAGATTGCTTGCCAGCGTCATTTAGACGATTTGGACAAGACCGATTCACGTTGGTTCTTCAATGCAAACAAATGCAATCAAGTTTGCACTTTCATCGAGAGTCTGACTCTCTCCGATGGCTCTCCATTCGCGCTCCAGCCGTTTCAAGTATGGCTAGTGGCTTCCCTGATGGGATGGATGGATAGAGATGGAACTCGCAAACACATTGAAGCACTCATCCTGATTCCAAAAGGCAACGGCAAGTCACCATTGGCCGCTGCACTCGGTTTGTGGTTCGCATTCTTCGATGGAAGACGTAAGGCAGAAGTCTATTGTGGTGCATTGTCCATTGCGCAAGCGATGGAAGTATTCTCACCCGCACGCGACTTCATTGAATCTCAGAAGGCGTTCACAAAAGCAGGAATTGCTGCGCAAAAGAAGTCCATCTTCTCTGCATCCGGCTCAAAATTTATGCCGGTCATTGGGCGTGGTCGTCACGGTGCAAGGCCATATCTGGCGATCCTTGATGAATTGCATCAAGCCAATGACTTCGACCTTTATGGCACCTTCAAGACAGGGTGCAACAAGACTCCAAATAGCCTGATGCTGACGATTTCAACAGCTGGTGTTGCATCGACTCAATCGCCTTGCTACCAGATTCAGGAGCGCGCACAGAAAGCTCTAGATGGATCGTTACCGGATGAACGATTTTTCGCAGCGATCTATTGTGCCGATGACACTGTCGAATGGTCGTCCAATGAAGCCCTGATAATGGCGAATCCCAATCTCGGCATCTCCAATGACGCTGAGAAATTGAAGTTGGCCATCCAATCGGCTTTACGTAATCCCGGCGAACAGAACAACACCAAGGCCATGCACCTGAACATCTGGTCTACAGCCACATCCGCATGGATGAATATGGTTGATTTCGCCAAATCCTCCGATCCATCCCTGAAGATTGAAGACTTCTCTCAAGATGAATGCATTCTTGCGCTCGATAGCGCATCGAAACTCGATCTTGCATCTATTGCGATCCTGTTCACACGATTGATTGACGGAAAGAAGCACTATTACGCATTCAGCCGGAACTACAACCCCGAAGGACAGGTTTCAAAAGCTGAAAATGTCCACTATCAGAAGTGGGTGAAACAAGGTCATCTCATCGCCACTGATGGCAATGCTATTGATTTTCTTCGTTTGGAAAATGACCTGATTCATTTGGTCAAGACGAACAACGTTCAATCACTGTGTTTCGATCCTGCACACGGCGGATATGGAACAGTGCAGAAGGTCGTTTCAGAAACGAATGTGACCTCTGTTGAAGTCATGCAGCGTCCGATCCACATTTCCCCTGCAATGAAAGAACTTGAAGCTGCTGTTGCAGATGGTCGATTCCACTACGATGGCGATCCCATCCTCGCATGGTGCTTCTCAAACATCGTCACACGCGAATCCTCCAACAGCCTTTACAAAATGCCGGAAAGAGAACGTGCCGAAAACAAGATTGACGCGGCTATGGCTCTGTTCTTCGCACTCTCACGCGGAATGGTCATTGAAGTCAAGCCATCGGCGTCCAAGTGGGCTTTTGAGCCATTCGTGCTGTAG
- a CDS encoding phage portal protein, with product MNFRKMLEAFGDSESNITSLELRTSLESPSVPLSSAAAFNFVFSGDPTEAGEFIGESNALQIPTVYACVRLIAENIATFPVKVYSNAGIGKKEALDHSLSYLLSYAPNHEMTSSTFFEALAGSLALTGNCYAEIERDKKGNAIALWPLHPLKTAPQRDEKGVLSYKTTDGTERVITAKDMIHVPLVSFDGLRGLSPVGQARQALGLAMATIKSGARFFGNGSRPGGILTPKTASNVSPEQGQQMKAAFEGMTAGLNAGRIAVIPSDWSYTQIGLSLEDSQYLESRAFSRNEIAGLFRIDPHYLGDTTRQSNANSEHSALSLVQDTLQPYITKIQQELNRKLLPPTGRVRSTFHIAFDYSERLKTDFKSTLEAIAVARQWGIFTANEGREKLGLDPVGDEGNILMNPTNMMNSALFPDWYPNKAQETKSTRTRKKKNEPEL from the coding sequence ATGAATTTTAGAAAAATGCTGGAAGCTTTTGGGGATAGTGAATCGAATATCACTTCACTGGAACTTCGAACAAGTTTGGAATCACCCTCTGTACCACTTTCAAGTGCTGCTGCTTTCAATTTTGTGTTCTCAGGCGATCCAACAGAAGCTGGAGAATTCATTGGTGAAAGCAATGCACTTCAGATTCCCACCGTATATGCATGTGTTCGTCTGATCGCCGAAAATATCGCCACATTCCCAGTCAAGGTTTATTCAAATGCCGGTATCGGCAAGAAAGAAGCATTGGATCATTCCCTTTCATACCTTCTTTCCTATGCACCAAACCACGAAATGACATCCAGTACATTTTTCGAGGCACTCGCGGGAAGTCTTGCTTTAACCGGCAATTGTTATGCCGAGATTGAGAGGGATAAGAAGGGCAATGCCATTGCATTATGGCCGCTTCATCCTCTTAAAACAGCTCCACAACGCGACGAAAAGGGTGTCCTGTCCTATAAAACGACCGATGGAACGGAACGTGTCATTACTGCGAAAGATATGATCCACGTTCCCCTAGTGTCTTTCGATGGATTACGCGGCCTTAGTCCCGTGGGCCAAGCTCGCCAAGCCCTTGGCCTTGCAATGGCAACTATTAAGAGTGGCGCGAGATTTTTCGGTAATGGAAGCCGTCCCGGTGGAATTCTAACGCCCAAAACAGCTTCCAATGTGTCACCTGAGCAAGGCCAGCAAATGAAAGCGGCTTTTGAAGGCATGACTGCTGGATTGAACGCCGGACGTATTGCAGTGATTCCAAGTGACTGGTCATATACACAAATTGGTCTAAGTCTTGAAGATTCCCAATACCTCGAATCCCGTGCATTCAGCCGCAACGAAATCGCTGGATTGTTCAGGATTGATCCCCATTACCTTGGTGATACCACCCGACAGAGCAATGCAAATTCCGAACATTCTGCTTTGTCATTGGTGCAGGATACCCTCCAGCCCTATATCACCAAAATCCAGCAAGAACTCAATCGCAAGCTTCTACCACCCACAGGCCGTGTGAGAAGCACGTTCCATATTGCCTTCGATTATTCCGAACGACTGAAGACAGATTTCAAGTCCACATTGGAAGCAATCGCTGTTGCGAGACAGTGGGGAATCTTCACTGCTAACGAGGGACGCGAGAAGCTAGGACTCGATCCAGTTGGTGACGAAGGAAACATTCTGATGAACCCCACAAACATGATGAATTCGGCATTGTTCCCTGATTGGTATCCGAACAAGGCACAAGAGACGAAGTCCACCCGGACAAGGAAAAAGAAGAATGAACCAGAACTTTGA
- a CDS encoding HK97 family phage prohead protease, with product MNQNFEKRTSRDSSLGLSEENGNTLTGYIALFNTSSVDMGFTEILAPGCFTSSLENPDEDVVCLVNHDDDAPIGRVSAGTLKLAQDEQGLAFSVDLPDNHCRQRDGGKHSQSRDLYPIMANDNGFIPISNMFRNDHTKRKKSILLHSR from the coding sequence ATGAACCAGAACTTTGAGAAACGAACATCCCGCGATAGTTCTTTGGGATTGTCCGAAGAGAATGGAAACACACTGACTGGTTATATTGCCTTGTTCAACACGTCATCCGTGGATATGGGCTTCACTGAAATCCTGGCCCCCGGCTGTTTCACATCATCGCTTGAGAATCCCGATGAAGACGTGGTTTGCCTAGTGAATCACGATGACGATGCACCCATCGGCAGAGTATCCGCAGGAACACTGAAGCTCGCGCAGGATGAACAGGGTTTGGCATTCAGCGTCGATCTACCCGATAATCACTGTCGCCAGAGAGATGGTGGAAAGCATTCTCAATCGCGCGATCTATACCCAATCATGGCGAATGACAATGGATTCATTCCCATATCCAACATGTTTCGCAACGATCACACCAAGCGAAAGAAATCCATACTCTTACATTCTCGATAG
- a CDS encoding DUF2971 domain-containing protein: MILFKYRPWNEFTKQILCARSLYFPTKNSLNDPAELVHPVRFTEANWEDVHLQLFGSINDNTWHIFQTLDIRFKQISLIVEGDALEWATFELPEVWPPEEWSRYRHIHSPHWRCVEATCDRLADVEQMIRFYFLNLAEDVRNMYGKAETFNLQLNDRLEKLGVLSLSLNAKSSVMWAHYAANHQGVVLMFDTDRDPLLRKAKKVDYVEERPINSVTAIVDNLYKKAKDWSYEQEYRVLIGHGGANYGFKAEALAGVILGSHMSEASREEVIECAQVGAPVAVYEAFPNENTYAIEHRLL; the protein is encoded by the coding sequence ATGATTCTCTTTAAATATCGTCCTTGGAATGAGTTCACCAAGCAGATTTTGTGCGCTCGCTCTCTCTACTTTCCAACGAAGAATAGTCTCAACGACCCGGCGGAGCTTGTTCATCCAGTAAGATTCACCGAGGCGAATTGGGAAGATGTTCATCTTCAGTTGTTCGGTTCAATCAACGACAATACTTGGCACATCTTTCAGACGTTGGACATTCGTTTCAAGCAAATCTCTTTGATAGTTGAAGGTGACGCTCTGGAATGGGCGACTTTTGAGTTGCCGGAGGTGTGGCCTCCTGAAGAGTGGAGTCGCTACCGTCACATCCACAGTCCTCATTGGCGATGCGTGGAAGCCACGTGTGATCGCTTGGCGGATGTGGAGCAGATGATTCGCTTCTACTTCTTAAATCTTGCCGAGGACGTTCGAAATATGTACGGCAAAGCGGAGACGTTCAACCTGCAATTGAACGACAGGCTAGAGAAATTAGGAGTCCTCTCTCTATCATTGAATGCCAAGTCTTCCGTGATGTGGGCCCACTACGCTGCCAATCATCAGGGCGTGGTACTTATGTTTGACACTGATCGAGACCCTCTATTAAGAAAAGCGAAGAAGGTCGATTATGTAGAAGAGCGCCCCATCAACTCGGTTACGGCAATCGTAGACAACCTTTACAAAAAGGCCAAAGATTGGAGCTACGAACAGGAGTACAGGGTTCTCATCGGGCACGGCGGCGCGAACTATGGCTTCAAGGCGGAGGCACTGGCAGGCGTGATCTTAGGTAGCCATATGAGCGAAGCTTCGAGAGAGGAGGTTATAGAGTGCGCACAAGTTGGTGCGCCTGTAGCGGTTTACGAGGCGTTTCCAAATGAGAACACGTATGCAATTGAGCATCGGCTCCTTTGA
- a CDS encoding helix-turn-helix domain-containing protein, translating into MIGGKKSLKIDPQLGVIASIAIHPHMLSAEELASALSMSPKTIYSQAKNGTLPAIRIGQCVRFDPKHVAEWLSKRVA; encoded by the coding sequence ATGATTGGAGGAAAGAAAAGTCTTAAAATTGATCCACAACTGGGGGTGATCGCATCCATAGCCATCCATCCCCATATGCTCTCTGCGGAAGAACTTGCATCTGCACTGTCCATGAGTCCAAAGACGATCTACTCCCAAGCAAAGAACGGCACACTTCCGGCCATTCGCATTGGCCAGTGTGTGCGATTCGATCCAAAGCATGTTGCGGAATGGCTGTCTAAACGTGTGGCCTGA
- a CDS encoding ABC transporter permease has product MPVAVRQKSFESTLRSAKTSLVFRETMHLALDSFRASKVRFLLTMLGMIIGSASIVLVVTVGMTGRQYALDTLSSIGPNMVEMQYNGGATVGADGASTPDYMTKEDEAAVLAQVPGIAQSSPMLEVHAPISIGEGKTRDVMLLGVSPRYKDVRNLGVLSGRFFDDQDTIAHEKVGMIVEPLAKTLFGSDDAAVGRVLNLSGIPITIVGVFKQRVDTFGQSEISDDTVLLPYPVARYMTGTDTVKEIFFTMKDPADVPRGAARILDLIQSRHRKGSKYTAFTMVAILDTMKKVADSLTYVLTAAAFITLVVSGVGIMNSMLANVTARYREIGIRKALGATRHEIRLQFLTEAVFLSLSGGVVGTLLGLALPVTVNLLTPVHIPMSGLSAVVALLTSVLVGVIFGTLPANRAAALDPVEMLKYE; this is encoded by the coding sequence ATGCCGGTAGCTGTCCGCCAGAAGTCGTTCGAGAGCACTCTTCGTTCCGCGAAGACTTCGCTGGTGTTCCGCGAGACCATGCACCTTGCCCTGGACAGCTTCCGCGCCAGCAAAGTGCGTTTCCTGCTGACCATGCTGGGCATGATTATCGGGTCGGCCTCGATTGTTCTGGTTGTGACCGTTGGCATGACGGGGCGTCAGTATGCGCTGGATACGTTGTCGAGCATTGGCCCCAACATGGTGGAAATGCAGTACAACGGTGGCGCCACGGTGGGTGCGGATGGCGCCTCGACCCCGGACTACATGACCAAGGAAGATGAGGCGGCGGTGCTGGCTCAGGTGCCTGGCATTGCGCAAAGTTCGCCCATGCTGGAAGTGCATGCGCCGATCTCGATTGGCGAGGGCAAAACGCGCGATGTGATGTTGTTGGGCGTCTCACCTCGTTATAAGGACGTACGCAATTTGGGCGTGCTGAGCGGACGGTTTTTTGACGATCAGGACACCATTGCGCACGAAAAGGTGGGGATGATCGTGGAGCCGCTGGCGAAGACCCTCTTCGGCTCGGACGATGCGGCTGTAGGCAGGGTCCTGAACCTGAGCGGCATTCCCATCACGATTGTTGGTGTTTTTAAGCAGCGCGTGGACACCTTCGGCCAGTCTGAAATCAGCGACGACACTGTATTGCTGCCATATCCCGTGGCTCGCTACATGACCGGAACAGACACGGTGAAGGAAATCTTCTTCACCATGAAGGACCCCGCGGATGTGCCTCGTGGAGCGGCCAGAATTCTGGACCTGATTCAGTCGCGGCATCGCAAGGGCAGCAAATATACCGCGTTTACGATGGTGGCCATTCTGGACACCATGAAGAAGGTCGCGGATTCGCTGACTTACGTGTTGACGGCAGCGGCGTTCATTACGCTGGTGGTTTCAGGCGTGGGCATTATGAACAGCATGCTGGCAAACGTGACGGCCCGTTATCGCGAGATTGGTATTCGCAAGGCTCTGGGTGCGACGCGGCACGAGATCCGGCTGCAGTTCCTGACTGAGGCGGTTTTCCTGTCGTTGAGCGGTGGTGTGGTGGGTACGCTGTTGGGATTGGCGCTTCCGGTGACTGTGAACCTGCTGACGCCGGTACACATTCCTATGTCAGGGCTTTCTGCCGTGGTCGCGCTTTTGACCAGCGTATTGGTTGGCGTGATTTTCGGAACGCTTCCGGCAAATCGGGCGGCGGCGCTGGATCCGGTGGAAATGCTCAAGTACGAGTAG
- the folD gene encoding bifunctional methylenetetrahydrofolate dehydrogenase/methenyltetrahydrofolate cyclohydrolase FolD, with translation MSTRILDGTAIAAEIKAELKSQVEALGYTPGLTVILIGEDPASAIYVRNKVKACEELGIRSVEIRPETTITTEELLAMIDELNEDDSVDGILVQLPLPKHVDTKKVLDAVAPEKDVDGFHPVNVGRLSTGQDSLTPCTPTGVIEILKRSGIATEGAEAVVIGRSDIVGKPVAMMLTAANATVTICHGRTKNLAEHTRRADILVVAIGKAGFVTADMVKPGAVLIDVGINRVSDAAEVNRFFGDDAKRMETYAKRGSVVMGDIAPQAFAVSSAYTPVPGGVGALTIAMLMHNTVKAAKLRRAAK, from the coding sequence ATGAGCACACGCATTCTGGACGGAACCGCCATTGCCGCGGAGATCAAAGCTGAGTTGAAGTCGCAGGTGGAAGCGTTGGGATACACGCCGGGATTGACGGTGATCCTGATTGGCGAAGATCCTGCCTCTGCCATTTATGTTCGCAATAAGGTAAAAGCCTGCGAAGAACTGGGTATTCGCAGTGTGGAAATACGTCCGGAAACGACCATCACCACGGAAGAATTGCTGGCGATGATCGACGAACTGAACGAGGATGACAGCGTTGACGGCATCCTGGTGCAGTTGCCGCTGCCGAAGCACGTGGATACTAAGAAGGTGCTGGACGCGGTCGCTCCTGAAAAGGATGTGGACGGCTTTCACCCCGTCAATGTTGGCCGCCTGAGCACGGGACAGGATTCCCTGACGCCCTGCACGCCGACGGGTGTAATTGAGATTTTGAAGCGTAGCGGCATTGCTACGGAAGGCGCGGAGGCCGTTGTCATTGGCCGTAGCGACATTGTGGGCAAGCCGGTGGCGATGATGCTGACGGCGGCGAATGCTACCGTGACCATCTGCCACGGGCGCACCAAGAACCTGGCGGAACATACGCGTCGCGCGGACATCCTGGTAGTAGCGATTGGCAAGGCCGGATTTGTGACCGCCGACATGGTGAAGCCGGGCGCGGTGTTGATCGATGTGGGTATCAACCGCGTGAGCGATGCGGCTGAAGTAAACCGCTTCTTTGGCGACGATGCGAAGCGTATGGAGACTTATGCGAAGCGCGGCTCGGTGGTGATGGGCGATATTGCACCGCAGGCGTTTGCTGTTTCGTCGGCTTATACGCCGGTTCCTGGCGGTGTGGGCGCGCTGACGATTGCCATGCTGATGCACAACACGGTGAAGGCTGCGAAGCTGCGGCGGGCTGCCAAGTAA
- the coaE gene encoding dephospho-CoA kinase (Dephospho-CoA kinase (CoaE) performs the final step in coenzyme A biosynthesis.) yields the protein MLRVALTGGVGSGKSTAAAMLQECGVYLFQSDEAGRALMQQGGAAFAAIVQQFGAGVVKADGSLDRPALARIAFDEGRVEELNAIVHPLVIAEQTRWAAEIAAKDPVAVAVVESALVFETKHAASADDPAPWRTRFDRIVVVTAPEELRRWRYIQRVSGLDEAAASADFDRRNAAQWSDERKAAMADFVIANDDSLQELRDEVQTLWEELKTESAERARQAM from the coding sequence ATGCTGCGCGTCGCACTTACGGGTGGTGTGGGCAGCGGTAAGAGTACCGCTGCGGCCATGCTCCAAGAGTGCGGCGTGTATCTTTTTCAGTCGGATGAGGCTGGCCGTGCGTTGATGCAGCAAGGCGGTGCCGCATTTGCGGCGATTGTCCAGCAGTTCGGTGCAGGCGTGGTGAAGGCGGATGGATCGCTGGACCGTCCGGCGTTGGCGCGGATTGCCTTTGACGAAGGCCGCGTCGAGGAGCTGAACGCGATCGTGCATCCGCTGGTGATTGCAGAGCAGACACGATGGGCGGCTGAGATTGCGGCTAAAGATCCAGTGGCAGTGGCGGTGGTGGAGTCGGCCCTGGTGTTTGAAACGAAACATGCCGCTAGTGCAGATGATCCTGCTCCATGGCGCACGCGCTTCGATCGCATTGTGGTGGTGACTGCGCCAGAAGAACTGCGGCGGTGGCGCTACATCCAACGTGTTTCCGGGTTGGATGAAGCAGCGGCTTCGGCGGATTTCGACCGTCGCAATGCCGCGCAGTGGAGCGATGAACGCAAGGCCGCGATGGCAGATTTTGTGATTGCGAACGACGATTCGCTTCAGGAGCTTCGTGACGAAGTACAAACCCTGTGGGAAGAGTTGAAGACGGAATCGGCAGAGCGGGCCAGACAAGCGATGTAG